The following DNA comes from Pseudomonadota bacterium.
GACCGTGGCGATGATCGGGCTGGCCCTCGCCAGCACGCCGCTCGGGCTCGCCCTGTCGGCCTTGCTCTCAGGCGCGGCGTTCTCCGCTTGGATGCTCGGCCGCCAGTCCTACCTGGCCGGCGCGTGCGCGAGCGCCGAGCGGGGCCGTGCCATCGCCGTGCTGGGCGGTCTGATGCGGGTGGGGGCGCTGACCGGGCCCCTGGCGGCGGGCTTGATCGCCGATCGCTTCGGCTTTCCGTCGGCGCTCCTCGTGTCGGCGGGGCTGTGCGCCCTGGCCGCCGTGTTCGTGGCGGCGCGGGCGCGCCCGGTGGACCACGATGCAGCTGCCGCGCGTGAACCGGCCGCGGCCCGCTTGAGCAAGCTCATCGCCGATCACGGCGGCATCTACGCCCGCGCGGGCTTCGCCTCCATCTCCCTGCAGCTGATGCGCTCGGCGCGCGCCATTCTCCTGCCCCTGATGGGGCACGCGCTCGGCCTGGACCTGGTGACGATCGCCCTGGTGGCCACCCTGGCCGCCTGCGCAGACCTCGTGCTGTTTCTGCCGGCCGGGCTGGTGATGGATCGCTACGGCCGCAAGTGGTCCGCCGTGCCCTGCATGATCGGACTCGCGGCCACCTTGGCGCTGCTGCCCTTAGTCAACGATTTCACCAGCTTGGTGGCCGTGGCGATGGCGATGGGATTGGCCAACGGCATGGGATCCGGCGTCGTGCTTACCCTCGGTGCAGACCTCGCGCCCGCGCACGATCGCGCCACCTTCCTCGGCGTCTGGCGCTTGATCGGCGATACGGGGCGCGCCGGCGCCCCCTTGCTGGTGGGGGCGCTCGTGGCGCAGGTGGGCAGCCTCGGTCTGGCGGCGTGGGTGATCGGTGGCGTGGGGCTGGTCGGCGCCGGCGTCTGGTCCTGGTTGGTGCCGGAGACGCTCGAACGCTAGCGGAAATTCCTGCCCAGGTTCAGGAAGAAGTTGTAGCGACCTTCATCGCTGAACCCGATACCGAGGAACGCGGGCCCCACGAAGGTATCCGCGCCGATGTAGACGGACAGGGCGCCGAAGTTCTCCTCCGCATCCTGGGCGAAGGTATCGAAGCTCACGTTGGCGAATTCGAGGTCGGCGCCGAAGTACAGGGGTAGCGTGCCGACCTTGTCCGGCGCATCGAGGCGCCGATAGTAGCTGATGCCCATCAGGGCGTATTCGGTGGAAGGGATCGAGTTCGGCGAGAAGGCGCCCAGGCGACGGAAGCCTCCGAGGCTAAGAATTTCGATCACATCATTGCCTTCCGCATCGATCGACTCGGCGCGCGCGCGGAAGTTGAGCACGTTGCGACCGAAGGGCACCGCCTGGCTGACACTGAAGCGGTACTTGGCGTTGACGTCGTCGTCGCGCAGATCCACCAGTTGCTCCGCGGAGATGTTGAGGGCGATGCCCTGGCGGGGGAAGGTGGCCGAGTCGAGCGTGTCCACGGCGAAGCGGGCGCCGACACCGGCGTTGCTGAAGCCCTCCGTCGGGAAGAGGTCCGGGGCGACGGTTACCTGAGGTCGTACCCGTCCTTCGTTGATCAGCGCATCGAAGGAGAGCACGCCCCAGAGGCCGAGTTCCCGGCCCACGCGTAGGCGCGCATTCCCCGATTGCTGCCAGAATTCACCGAGGCGCAAATCGCCGACGTCGAAGAAGATCTCCTCCGCCCGATAGGAGATGGACGGCAGGAAGAAGTAGCGACCCTCGGCGCCGACCGGGCGGTACAGTTCGGCGGTCACGCCGAGGTTGGTGCCGAACTCGCCGGAGACGGCGAACTCCCCGCCCTTCGGGCCAAAGGGGCGGCGAGAGATACGCGCCAGCAGGGCGAAGTTGCTGTCGCCGTCGAGATCGGTGGCGCCTCGTGCGCCCGCTTGGATCAGCGTGGTGCCGAGGGGCCGTTCCACCGTACGCACCACCGGCGTCAGGCCGTCGAGGGAGAGGTCTACTTCGCCGAAGCCACCGAAGGAGGCGAGGTCGCGCAGCTTGCGGCGCAGGCCGGCGGGCTGCTCCAGATCCTCGGGTTCGAAGTCGAGGCGGCCGCGCAGGGCATCGTCGCTGATCTTGGTGGCGTTGCGAATCTGCACCTCGGCGAGCACGCCCTCCGGCGCGGTGCGCGACAGCGTCTTCTCCGTCGGCGTGGCGGCGAGTTCGCGTATCTTGAGGAGCGCCTCACGGTATTGTTCGGCGGCCTCGCGACCGCGGACGTAGCCGTCATCCGCATCCTCCGGTGCGAAGGAGCTGACGCTGAGACCCTCGAAGTCTGGCTTGATCACCACGTCGAGCTCGCTGAGCAGCTCCAGCTGCTTCAGGTAGTTGTTCCACACGGTGATGCGGTTCAGCTGCAAGTTGATGTCGGCCAGGGAGACGCTGCGGTCCATCTTCGGCGGCTCGATCGTGAGGTCGATGCCGATCACCATGTCCGCCCCCATCAGCAGCGCGGTCTCCACCGGCAGGTTCTGGGCTAAGCCACCGTCCACGTAGACCTCACCCTCGATGAAGCGGGGCGTGAAGACGGCGGGCACGGCCATGCTCGCCAGCATGGCCTCGACGAGATCACCGCGTTCGAACACGTAGGCCTGACCGGTGGAGAGGTTGGTGGCCACCGTGCGCACGGGCACGCGCAGCTCGTCGAAGTCCGAGGTCAGCGGCACGTGGCGCGTGAGCTCGCGGAAGTACTGCTGCATGCTGCCCATGCCGACCACGCCGCCGGGCAGGGCGAGCCCCTCGCTCTTGATGCCGGCGATGTACTCGGAGAAGAACTGATCGCGCCGCTCCTTGGCGATGAAGGGCGTGTCGCGGCGCGACTGGACGTTGGCGAAGAGGTCAGGCCAGGGAGCCGTGCGGAAGATCTCGCGGATCTCCCCCACGTCGTAGCCAGCGGCGTAGAGCCCCGCCACCACGGCGCCCATGCTGGTGCCGACCACGCAGTGAATGGGGATGTTCAGCTCCTCGATCACGGCCATGGCGCCGATCTGGGTATTGGCCAGGGCGCCGCCGCCGCTCAGCACGAGCGCCACCGTGGGGCCACCGCCCTCGGGGGCGCGGCAGGCGTGGGCAGCGGTGGAGGCAAGGCTGGTGAGGCCGACGAGGCACACGAGGAGGGCGCGCCAGCGCATGGTTGCTTGGCTCATGGAGATCTTCGGGCCGGTGGAGGAGGAGTGGAAAGCCTACCAGCCCGCGGCGGTCTGACAACCGCCCAGCCAACCTCTAGCGCAACAGTTTTTCGGCCGCCTCGCGAATCTGCCCTTCGCTGACCAGCACGAGGTTAGCGGCATCGCCCAAGGGGATGTAGCTGTCCTCGCCGGTCACCCGACGCTTGTGCACCGAGGGGGCGTGTTCGTCGAGGAGGGTGAAGATCTCCTCGGAGATGCCGCCCGTGCGGCGACCCTCGTCCACCACCAGCACGCGTCCTGTGTCACGGGCGTGGCTGGCGATCACCGGCGCGTTCAGGGGCTTCAGCCAGCGCAGGTCCAGCACGCGCACGCGCGCACCCCGCTCCTGCTCCAGCTGGCGGGCGACGCGCAGGGACATGCGTACCCCGTTGCCGTAGGTCACGATCAGCAGCACCGGCTCGCGCGAGTTGCCCTCGGCCTCCTCGTACACGCGTGGCGCACCGAAGGGTGCGGCCTGGTTCGGGGCGGGGTAGGGGAACACCCACTTGCCGTCGCGCTCCTCGTACAGATCCTTGGTCATGTACAGAGCGATAGGCTCGAGGAAGGCCACCACGCGGCCATCGAGCTGCGCCAGCGCCGTGCAGGTGCGCAAGAGCTCCGCCGCATCATCGCCGCGCGAGGGGCAGGCGATGATCAAGCCCGGGATGTCGCGCAGGGCGGTGATCGAGTTGTCGTTGTGGAAGTGTCCGCCGAAGCCGCGCTGATAGCCCAGGGAGGCGATGCGCATCACCATCGGGTTGGTGAACTGGCCGTTGGAGAAGAACTTCAGGGAGCACGCTTCGCCGCGGATCTGGTCACCGGCGTTGTGGAAGTACGCCAGGTACTGGATCTCCGGGAAGGGCAGCAGGCCCATGTGGGCGGCGCCTTGGGCGATGCCGAGCACGGTGGTCTCGTCGAGCAGGGTGTTGAAGACGCGCCGGCCACCGAAGGTGTTCGCCAGGCCCGTCGTCACCGTGTACACGCCGCCCTTCTGCGCCACGTCTTCCCCGAACAGGGTCATCTGCGGGTACTTGACCATGAGGTCCGTGAGGGCGCGATTGATCTGGATGGCGAGATGACGGGGAGCTGCTTGCGTTTCGGGCAGTCCGCCGCGGGAGGCAAAGGCCTTCTCGCGGGCTTCCGTGGGCGCTTCGCGCGTCGCCTCCTCGAGCACGCGGTCGGCCGGGGAGACGCGCGTCAGGGGCCGCATCACCTCCTGGGCGGTGCGCAGCTTCGGCGCTTTGGCGGCGCGGCGCGCGGCGATCTCCGTGCGTTCGCGGATAGCCTCGTAGCGTTGGCGCAGTTCCATCACGCTCAGCAAGCGGGCGGCGACGATGGAGCGGGCCGAGTTCAGGAGCGGGTCGCGGGCCTCGTCGGCCTCGATCTCCGCCAGCGGGCGATACTCCGCCTCCGCGTCCGTCCCGGCGTGCGCCAGCAGGCGTGGGTGGGTGATGTGCAGGAAGACGGGGCGCCGTTCTCGGCGGCACCAATCGATCGCCTCACGCGCTGTGCCCACCGTGTCGAGCAGGTCCGTGCCGTCGGCGTGAAGGTAGTGCAGATCCGCCCGGTGCGCGAAGTTCTGCCTCACCCAACCGCCCGGCGTGCGCACGGAGATGCCGAGGCCGTTGTCCTCGCAGACGAACAGGATCGGCACGGGCAAGCGCTGGTAGGCGGTCCAGGCCGCCGAGTTGAAGGCGCTGAGGGCCGTGGCGTGGTTGGTGCTGGCATCGCCGAAGCTGCAGTAGACGATGCTGTCGTCGGGCACGGGGAGGGCGCCTTCCACCCGTGCGGCCTGGGCGAGGGCCACGGCGGCACCTACCGCTTTCGGTAGCTGGCTGGCGATCGTCGAGGTCTGCGGCGGAATCCACAGGGGGCGGCTACCCCACACCTTGTGACGACCGCCGGAGATCGGGTCCTCTGCGCTGGCGGCGATGCCGTGCGCCGTGTCGAGCACGGGGTCTACACCGGGCACCTTCATGCCGCGCGCCATCACGAAGGCGCCGCTGCGGTAATGGAGGAAGGCGGGGTCGGTGACGCGGGTCAGCCAACCGAGCACGGCATTGGCCTCGTGGCCGGCGCTGCCGATCGTGTAGAAGCCCTCGTTGCGCGAGCGCATGCGGCGCGCTGCGTAGTCGAGGTGGCGCGACATCAGCTGAGCTTCGAGGATCTGCAGGGCGTCGTCGCTCGCAAGGCCCGCGGCTTCGAAGTCGGCGCGGGTCACCTTCGGCAAGGTCTGCTCGGGCCTCGCCTCGATGTCGGCGAGCAGCTCGAGGAAGTTGCGGTCGATGATGTCGGCGCGGTTGACGCTGCGCGTGGCGGCCTTCGTGGCGCGCGCAGAGGTCGGCGGCGGCGTGGGCGTGGCAGCCATGCGTTACGGCCTGTCCTTAGCCTGGTTGACGAGCGAAGAGTGTAGCTTCGTTGCGCGCGGCAAGCATCAGGACGCCGCCATCATCGAAGACGTCCTGAGCCTGCCGGCGACGGGATTTGCTAAAACGCGTTGGTGCCGGTCAGTTCCTGACCAACCACCAGCTCGTGCACGGTCTCCGTGCCCTCGTAGGTGATGACACTCTCGAGGTTGAGCATGTGGCGAATCGGGCAGTACTCGGTGCTGATGCCGGCGCCGCCGAGCAGGTCGCGGGCGTCGCGGGCGATGTCGATGGCCATGCGCACGTTGTTCCACTTCGCCACGGACACCTGGCTCGGCGTCATTGCGCCGCGCTCCTTCAGGCGGCCGAGCTGCAGCGAGAGCAGCTGGGCGGTGGTGATGCGACGAGCCATGTCGGCGGCACGGCGCTGCACGGTCTGGGTGTGATCGAGCGGGCGACCGAACAGTTCGCGTGACTTGGTGTAGTCGAGCACTTCGCGCAGGCAGGCCTGGGCGGCGCCGATGACGCCCCAGGTAATGCCGTAGCGGGCTTGGGTGAGGCAACTCAAGGGGCCCTTCAGGCCTTTCACGCCCGGCAGCATGGCTGAAGCGGGCACGCGCACATCGTCGAAGAACAGGCCCGAGGTGATGGAGGCGCGCAGGGAGAACTTGCGTTCGATCACGGTCGCTTCGAAGCCCGGCGTGCCCTTCTCCACCAGGAAGCCGCGGATGCCGTCGTCCGTCTGGGCCCAGACCACGGCGACGTCGGCGATGGCGCCGTTGGTGATCCACATCTTGGCGCCGTTGATGACCCAGTCATCGCCGTCGCGGCGGGCGTGGGTCTTCATGTTGGCTGGGTCGGAGCCGCCGTGAGGCTCCGTGAGGCCGAAGCAGCCGATCGCCTCACCGCGCGCCATGGCGGGCAGCCAGCGCTGGCGCTGCTCTTCGCTGCCGAAGGCGTGGATCGGGTACATCACCAGGCTCGACTGCACGGAGACGAAGCTGCGAAGACCGGAGTCGCCGCGTTCGAGCTCCTGGCAGATCAGGCCGTAGCAGATGGCGTTCAGGCCGGCGCAGTCGTAGCCCTCGATGGAGCTGCCGAACAGGCCCAGCTCGGCGATCTGCGGCACCAGTTCCATGGGGAAGGTGTGATCGTCGAAGGCCTTGGGGATCAGCGGCAGGGCCACCTCGTCGACGAAGCGGGCCACGGTGTCCTGCACCATGCGCTCTTCGTCGTTGAGTTCACCGCGCACGTCGTACAGATCCATGGGATCGAGGCGGCGGCGGGAGGTGGCGGCTGGCGCGGGGGCGACAGCGGGATCTTGGGCTGCGGTAGACATAGCGTCAGCTCCGTGCACGGGCTCTTATTTGGGGGCGCAATGATACCCGTGCGGGCGAGGGCCCGCACGGGTCGACGCTAGTCGTGAATCAGCGCCGGGAGGCGCGTTTGGCCCTAAGCGGCGGCGACCAGTTTGCCGAGCTTCTTGATCGCGGCGGCTTCGATCTGGCGGATGCGTTCCGCCGACACGCCGTAGCGATCGGCGAGCTGGTGCAGGGTCGCCTTGTTCTCGGTCAGCCAGCGCGACTGCACGATGTCCCGGCTGCGCTCGTCGAGCGCGTCCAGGCCCGCGGTGAGGCTGGCGTGGTTCGCCGCCTCCCAGTCGTCCGCCTCGAGGGCCACGGCGGGGTCCTCCTCGGCAGCCGGCAGGTAGGTCTGGGGCGAGTAGCCGCCGTCTTCGTCGTCCTCACCGGGCAGGGGATCGAAGGACTGGTCGCGGGCCGCGAGGCGCCGCTCCATCTCCGTCACCTCCGCCGGCGTCACGCCGAGGTCCTCGGCTACCGCCTTGGTCTCGTCGGCCGAGAGCCAACCCAGGTGTTTCTTGGCTTTTCGTAAATTGAAGAACAACTTACGCTGGGCCTTGGTGGTCGCCACCTTGACCACGCGCCAGTTGCGCAGCACGAACTCGTGGATCTCGGCGCGGATCCAGTGCACCGCGAAGGACACCAGGCGTACGCCCACCTCCGGGTCGAAGCGCTTCACGGCCTTCATGAGACCGACGTTGCCTTCCTGCACCAGATCGCCGAGCGGCAGGCCGTAGCCCATGTAGCCGCGAGCGATGTGCACGACGAAGCGAAGGTGCGCGATCACCAGCGAACGTGCCGCTTCCACGTCGTTATCTTCGCGGAAACGAGCCGCCAGGCTGCGTTCCTCTTCCACCTCGAGCACGGGCACGGTCTGTACGGCGCTGATGTACGCGTCCAGGTTGCCGACGGGGCCGACGGCCAGCAGGTTGTGCT
Coding sequences within:
- a CDS encoding thiamine pyrophosphate-dependent enzyme, whose amino-acid sequence is MAATPTPPPTSARATKAATRSVNRADIIDRNFLELLADIEARPEQTLPKVTRADFEAAGLASDDALQILEAQLMSRHLDYAARRMRSRNEGFYTIGSAGHEANAVLGWLTRVTDPAFLHYRSGAFVMARGMKVPGVDPVLDTAHGIAASAEDPISGGRHKVWGSRPLWIPPQTSTIASQLPKAVGAAVALAQAARVEGALPVPDDSIVYCSFGDASTNHATALSAFNSAAWTAYQRLPVPILFVCEDNGLGISVRTPGGWVRQNFAHRADLHYLHADGTDLLDTVGTAREAIDWCRRERRPVFLHITHPRLLAHAGTDAEAEYRPLAEIEADEARDPLLNSARSIVAARLLSVMELRQRYEAIRERTEIAARRAAKAPKLRTAQEVMRPLTRVSPADRVLEEATREAPTEAREKAFASRGGLPETQAAPRHLAIQINRALTDLMVKYPQMTLFGEDVAQKGGVYTVTTGLANTFGGRRVFNTLLDETTVLGIAQGAAHMGLLPFPEIQYLAYFHNAGDQIRGEACSLKFFSNGQFTNPMVMRIASLGYQRGFGGHFHNDNSITALRDIPGLIIACPSRGDDAAELLRTCTALAQLDGRVVAFLEPIALYMTKDLYEERDGKWVFPYPAPNQAAPFGAPRVYEEAEGNSREPVLLIVTYGNGVRMSLRVARQLEQERGARVRVLDLRWLKPLNAPVIASHARDTGRVLVVDEGRRTGGISEEIFTLLDEHAPSVHKRRVTGEDSYIPLGDAANLVLVSEGQIREAAEKLLR
- the rpoH gene encoding RNA polymerase sigma factor RpoH — its product is MSTALTINNQHNLLAVGPVGNLDAYISAVQTVPVLEVEEERSLAARFREDNDVEAARSLVIAHLRFVVHIARGYMGYGLPLGDLVQEGNVGLMKAVKRFDPEVGVRLVSFAVHWIRAEIHEFVLRNWRVVKVATTKAQRKLFFNLRKAKKHLGWLSADETKAVAEDLGVTPAEVTEMERRLAARDQSFDPLPGEDDEDGGYSPQTYLPAAEEDPAVALEADDWEAANHASLTAGLDALDERSRDIVQSRWLTENKATLHQLADRYGVSAERIRQIEAAAIKKLGKLVAAA
- a CDS encoding patatin-like phospholipase family protein, with product MSQATMRWRALLVCLVGLTSLASTAAHACRAPEGGGPTVALVLSGGGALANTQIGAMAVIEELNIPIHCVVGTSMGAVVAGLYAAGYDVGEIREIFRTAPWPDLFANVQSRRDTPFIAKERRDQFFSEYIAGIKSEGLALPGGVVGMGSMQQYFRELTRHVPLTSDFDELRVPVRTVATNLSTGQAYVFERGDLVEAMLASMAVPAVFTPRFIEGEVYVDGGLAQNLPVETALLMGADMVIGIDLTIEPPKMDRSVSLADINLQLNRITVWNNYLKQLELLSELDVVIKPDFEGLSVSSFAPEDADDGYVRGREAAEQYREALLKIRELAATPTEKTLSRTAPEGVLAEVQIRNATKISDDALRGRLDFEPEDLEQPAGLRRKLRDLASFGGFGEVDLSLDGLTPVVRTVERPLGTTLIQAGARGATDLDGDSNFALLARISRRPFGPKGGEFAVSGEFGTNLGVTAELYRPVGAEGRYFFLPSISYRAEEIFFDVGDLRLGEFWQQSGNARLRVGRELGLWGVLSFDALINEGRVRPQVTVAPDLFPTEGFSNAGVGARFAVDTLDSATFPRQGIALNISAEQLVDLRDDDVNAKYRFSVSQAVPFGRNVLNFRARAESIDAEGNDVIEILSLGGFRRLGAFSPNSIPSTEYALMGISYYRRLDAPDKVGTLPLYFGADLEFANVSFDTFAQDAEENFGALSVYIGADTFVGPAFLGIGFSDEGRYNFFLNLGRNFR
- a CDS encoding acyl-CoA dehydrogenase family protein translates to MDLYDVRGELNDEERMVQDTVARFVDEVALPLIPKAFDDHTFPMELVPQIAELGLFGSSIEGYDCAGLNAICYGLICQELERGDSGLRSFVSVQSSLVMYPIHAFGSEEQRQRWLPAMARGEAIGCFGLTEPHGGSDPANMKTHARRDGDDWVINGAKMWITNGAIADVAVVWAQTDDGIRGFLVEKGTPGFEATVIERKFSLRASITSGLFFDDVRVPASAMLPGVKGLKGPLSCLTQARYGITWGVIGAAQACLREVLDYTKSRELFGRPLDHTQTVQRRAADMARRITTAQLLSLQLGRLKERGAMTPSQVSVAKWNNVRMAIDIARDARDLLGGAGISTEYCPIRHMLNLESVITYEGTETVHELVVGQELTGTNAF
- a CDS encoding MFS transporter is translated as MYRRLLFPIYAPSSCTSLAQEGMLVLVPLYVLALGYSPATAAFVAAARGLGMLLVDLPIGLLAARHGERAVMLGGLTGLTVAMIGLALASTPLGLALSALLSGAAFSAWMLGRQSYLAGACASAERGRAIAVLGGLMRVGALTGPLAAGLIADRFGFPSALLVSAGLCALAAVFVAARARPVDHDAAAAREPAAARLSKLIADHGGIYARAGFASISLQLMRSARAILLPLMGHALGLDLVTIALVATLAACADLVLFLPAGLVMDRYGRKWSAVPCMIGLAATLALLPLVNDFTSLVAVAMAMGLANGMGSGVVLTLGADLAPAHDRATFLGVWRLIGDTGRAGAPLLVGALVAQVGSLGLAAWVIGGVGLVGAGVWSWLVPETLER